A region from the Felis catus isolate Fca126 chromosome F1, F.catus_Fca126_mat1.0, whole genome shotgun sequence genome encodes:
- the LOC111556210 gene encoding SLAM family member 9-like isoform X2 translates to MGAHSEDPHLCRASRLLGFSSLVLTLGTFSTVVNGSGTLGSQVEDFGNIVSLKGTQGGSVPFHVTRRPELAPGVKLEEVSWAIKSGRNYTIMLHVSPGEDVPKWVNFQDKFEKRVHVLNTTTLRIDNLTLEDSGQYWARVSLTGGRETNQYFHLTVYEPVPRPQILAETPSVTPDWCNVTLECHAPGPREDVNVSWESKGLPRELEQRGVPRPAPNPWTVALKLPLSQPSPRITCVVSNPGDRKTATRDLGDVCAHGSHGPDGSAHLPAILGALVVVLLILGAGLYLLCSRRRKQSLEPGRGRVRGNHISNRRHRSRQSTVRSATQARA, encoded by the exons CCCTAGGCACCTTCAGCACTGTGGTCAACGGTTCTGGAACTCTTGGATCTCAAGTGGAGGATTTTGGAAACATAGTTTCTCTGAAGGGAACTCAAGGTGGTTCTGTGCCATTTCATGTGACCAGACGTCCAGAATTAGCTCCAGGAGTCAAGCTGGAGGAGGTTTCTTGGGCCATTAAATCTGGAAGAAACTACACGATCATGCTGCACGTGTCTCCTGGGGAAGATGTTCCAAAATGGGTCAACTTCCAGGACAAGTTCGAGAAGAGGGTCCATGTGCTCAACACCACGACCCTGAGGATTGACAACCTGACCCTTGAGGACAGTGGGCAGTACTGGGCTCGAGTCTCCTtaacaggaggaagagaaacgAACCAGTATTTCCACCTCACTGTCTATG AGCCCGTGCCCCGCCCCCAGATCCTGGCCGAGACTCCATCCGTCACACCAGACTGGTGCAATGTCACCCTGGAGTGCCACGCCCCGGGACCCAGAGAGGACGTGAATGTGTCCTGGGAGAGCAAGGGCCTCCCCAGGGAGCTGGAGCAGAGAGGGGTCCCACGACCGGCCCCCAACCCCTGGACCGTGGCTCTGAAGCTGCCCCTGAGCCAGCCCAGCCCCCGCATCACCTGTGTGGTCAGCAACCCGGGGGACCGGAAAACTGCCACCCGGGACCTTGGGGACGTCTGTGCCCACG GTTCACATGGGCCGGACGGGTCTGCCCACCTGCCAGCTATCCTGGGGGCTCTGGTGGTCGTGCTGCTGATCCTCGGAGCTGGACTGTACCTCCTGTGCTCACGTAGGAGGAagcagagcttggagcctgggagAGGCAG GGTTCGGGGGAACCACATCTCGAACAGGAGACACCGCTCACGACAGTCTACAGTGAGGTCCGCCACCCAGGCCAGGGCTTGA
- the LOC111556210 gene encoding SLAM family member 9-like isoform X5 — MGAHSEDPHLCRASRLLGFSSLVLTLGTFSTVVNGSGTLGSQVEDFGNIVSLKGTQGGSVPFHVTRRPELAPGVKLEEVSWAIKSGRNYTIMLHVSPGEDVPKWVNFQDKFEKRVHVLNTTTLRIDNLTLEDSGQYWARVSLTGGRETNQYFHLTVYEPVPRPQILAETPSVTPDWCNVTLECHAPGPREDVNVSWESKGLPRELEQRGVPRPAPNPWTVALKLPLSQPSPRITCVVSNPGDRKTATRDLGDVCAHGSHGPDGSAHLPAILGALVVVLLILGAGLYLLCSRRRKQSLEPGRGFGGTTSRTGDTAHDSLQ; from the exons CCCTAGGCACCTTCAGCACTGTGGTCAACGGTTCTGGAACTCTTGGATCTCAAGTGGAGGATTTTGGAAACATAGTTTCTCTGAAGGGAACTCAAGGTGGTTCTGTGCCATTTCATGTGACCAGACGTCCAGAATTAGCTCCAGGAGTCAAGCTGGAGGAGGTTTCTTGGGCCATTAAATCTGGAAGAAACTACACGATCATGCTGCACGTGTCTCCTGGGGAAGATGTTCCAAAATGGGTCAACTTCCAGGACAAGTTCGAGAAGAGGGTCCATGTGCTCAACACCACGACCCTGAGGATTGACAACCTGACCCTTGAGGACAGTGGGCAGTACTGGGCTCGAGTCTCCTtaacaggaggaagagaaacgAACCAGTATTTCCACCTCACTGTCTATG AGCCCGTGCCCCGCCCCCAGATCCTGGCCGAGACTCCATCCGTCACACCAGACTGGTGCAATGTCACCCTGGAGTGCCACGCCCCGGGACCCAGAGAGGACGTGAATGTGTCCTGGGAGAGCAAGGGCCTCCCCAGGGAGCTGGAGCAGAGAGGGGTCCCACGACCGGCCCCCAACCCCTGGACCGTGGCTCTGAAGCTGCCCCTGAGCCAGCCCAGCCCCCGCATCACCTGTGTGGTCAGCAACCCGGGGGACCGGAAAACTGCCACCCGGGACCTTGGGGACGTCTGTGCCCACG GTTCACATGGGCCGGACGGGTCTGCCCACCTGCCAGCTATCCTGGGGGCTCTGGTGGTCGTGCTGCTGATCCTCGGAGCTGGACTGTACCTCCTGTGCTCACGTAGGAGGAagcagagcttggagcctgggagAG GGTTCGGGGGAACCACATCTCGAACAGGAGACACCGCTCACGACAGTCTACAGTGA
- the LOC111556210 gene encoding SLAM family member 9-like isoform X1: MGAHSEDPHLCRASRLLGFSSLVLTLGTFSTVVNGSGTLGSQVEDFGNIVSLKGTQGGSVPFHVTRRPELAPGVKLEEVSWAIKSGRNYTIMLHVSPGEDVPKWVNFQDKFEKRVHVLNTTTLRIDNLTLEDSGQYWARVSLTGGRETNQYFHLTVYEPVPRPQILAETPSVTPDWCNVTLECHAPGPREDVNVSWESKGLPRELEQRGVPRPAPNPWTVALKLPLSQPSPRITCVVSNPGDRKTATRDLGDVCAHGSHGPDGSAHLPAILGALVVVLLILGAGLYLLCSRRRKQSLEPGRGRVAGRAQGLFWWRLLCREDVPRPQEVGFGGTTSRTGDTAHDSLQ, translated from the exons CCCTAGGCACCTTCAGCACTGTGGTCAACGGTTCTGGAACTCTTGGATCTCAAGTGGAGGATTTTGGAAACATAGTTTCTCTGAAGGGAACTCAAGGTGGTTCTGTGCCATTTCATGTGACCAGACGTCCAGAATTAGCTCCAGGAGTCAAGCTGGAGGAGGTTTCTTGGGCCATTAAATCTGGAAGAAACTACACGATCATGCTGCACGTGTCTCCTGGGGAAGATGTTCCAAAATGGGTCAACTTCCAGGACAAGTTCGAGAAGAGGGTCCATGTGCTCAACACCACGACCCTGAGGATTGACAACCTGACCCTTGAGGACAGTGGGCAGTACTGGGCTCGAGTCTCCTtaacaggaggaagagaaacgAACCAGTATTTCCACCTCACTGTCTATG AGCCCGTGCCCCGCCCCCAGATCCTGGCCGAGACTCCATCCGTCACACCAGACTGGTGCAATGTCACCCTGGAGTGCCACGCCCCGGGACCCAGAGAGGACGTGAATGTGTCCTGGGAGAGCAAGGGCCTCCCCAGGGAGCTGGAGCAGAGAGGGGTCCCACGACCGGCCCCCAACCCCTGGACCGTGGCTCTGAAGCTGCCCCTGAGCCAGCCCAGCCCCCGCATCACCTGTGTGGTCAGCAACCCGGGGGACCGGAAAACTGCCACCCGGGACCTTGGGGACGTCTGTGCCCACG GTTCACATGGGCCGGACGGGTCTGCCCACCTGCCAGCTATCCTGGGGGCTCTGGTGGTCGTGCTGCTGATCCTCGGAGCTGGACTGTACCTCCTGTGCTCACGTAGGAGGAagcagagcttggagcctgggagAGGCAG GGTCGCAGGAAGAGCACAGGGACTGTTTTGGTGGCGTCTGTTATGCAGGGAAGATGTCCCGAGACCACAAGAAGTAG GGTTCGGGGGAACCACATCTCGAACAGGAGACACCGCTCACGACAGTCTACAGTGA
- the LOC111556210 gene encoding SLAM family member 9-like isoform X3 encodes MGAHSEDPHLCRASRLLGFSSLVLTLGTFSTVVNGSGTLGSQVEDFGNIVSLKGTQGGSVPFHVTRRPELAPGVKLEEVSWAIKSGRNYTIMLHVSPGEDVPKWVNFQDKFEKRVHVLNTTTLRIDNLTLEDSGQYWARVSLTGGRETNQYFHLTVYEPVPRPQILAETPSVTPDWCNVTLECHAPGPREDVNVSWESKGLPRELEQRGVPRPAPNPWTVALKLPLSQPSPRITCVVSNPGDRKTATRDLGDVCAHGSHGPDGSAHLPAILGALVVVLLILGAGLYLLCSRRRKQSLEPGRGSQEEHRDCFGGVCYAGKMSRDHKK; translated from the exons CCCTAGGCACCTTCAGCACTGTGGTCAACGGTTCTGGAACTCTTGGATCTCAAGTGGAGGATTTTGGAAACATAGTTTCTCTGAAGGGAACTCAAGGTGGTTCTGTGCCATTTCATGTGACCAGACGTCCAGAATTAGCTCCAGGAGTCAAGCTGGAGGAGGTTTCTTGGGCCATTAAATCTGGAAGAAACTACACGATCATGCTGCACGTGTCTCCTGGGGAAGATGTTCCAAAATGGGTCAACTTCCAGGACAAGTTCGAGAAGAGGGTCCATGTGCTCAACACCACGACCCTGAGGATTGACAACCTGACCCTTGAGGACAGTGGGCAGTACTGGGCTCGAGTCTCCTtaacaggaggaagagaaacgAACCAGTATTTCCACCTCACTGTCTATG AGCCCGTGCCCCGCCCCCAGATCCTGGCCGAGACTCCATCCGTCACACCAGACTGGTGCAATGTCACCCTGGAGTGCCACGCCCCGGGACCCAGAGAGGACGTGAATGTGTCCTGGGAGAGCAAGGGCCTCCCCAGGGAGCTGGAGCAGAGAGGGGTCCCACGACCGGCCCCCAACCCCTGGACCGTGGCTCTGAAGCTGCCCCTGAGCCAGCCCAGCCCCCGCATCACCTGTGTGGTCAGCAACCCGGGGGACCGGAAAACTGCCACCCGGGACCTTGGGGACGTCTGTGCCCACG GTTCACATGGGCCGGACGGGTCTGCCCACCTGCCAGCTATCCTGGGGGCTCTGGTGGTCGTGCTGCTGATCCTCGGAGCTGGACTGTACCTCCTGTGCTCACGTAGGAGGAagcagagcttggagcctgggagAG GGTCGCAGGAAGAGCACAGGGACTGTTTTGGTGGCGTCTGTTATGCAGGGAAGATGTCCCGAGACCACAAGAAGTAG
- the LOC111556210 gene encoding SLAM family member 9-like isoform X4, which produces MGAHSEDPHLCRASRLLGFSSLVLTLGTFSTVVNGSGTLGSQVEDFGNIVSLKGTQGGSVPFHVTRRPELAPGVKLEEVSWAIKSGRNYTIMLHVSPGEDVPKWVNFQDKFEKRVHVLNTTTLRIDNLTLEDSGQYWARVSLTGGRETNQYFHLTVYEPVPRPQILAETPSVTPDWCNVTLECHAPGPREDVNVSWESKGLPRELEQRGVPRPAPNPWTVALKLPLSQPSPRITCVVSNPGDRKTATRDLGDVCAHGPHGPDGSARLPDILATVGVNVGLIVGALVVALLVIGVMVRIWLMCDRGRIRTERFRLCCWRQ; this is translated from the exons CCCTAGGCACCTTCAGCACTGTGGTCAACGGTTCTGGAACTCTTGGATCTCAAGTGGAGGATTTTGGAAACATAGTTTCTCTGAAGGGAACTCAAGGTGGTTCTGTGCCATTTCATGTGACCAGACGTCCAGAATTAGCTCCAGGAGTCAAGCTGGAGGAGGTTTCTTGGGCCATTAAATCTGGAAGAAACTACACGATCATGCTGCACGTGTCTCCTGGGGAAGATGTTCCAAAATGGGTCAACTTCCAGGACAAGTTCGAGAAGAGGGTCCATGTGCTCAACACCACGACCCTGAGGATTGACAACCTGACCCTTGAGGACAGTGGGCAGTACTGGGCTCGAGTCTCCTtaacaggaggaagagaaacgAACCAGTATTTCCACCTCACTGTCTATG AGCCCGTGCCCCGCCCCCAGATCCTGGCCGAGACTCCATCCGTCACACCAGACTGGTGCAATGTCACCCTGGAGTGCCACGCCCCGGGACCCAGAGAGGACGTGAATGTGTCCTGGGAGAGCAAGGGCCTCCCCAGGGAGCTGGAGCAGAGAGGGGTCCCACGACCGGCCCCCAACCCCTGGACCGTGGCTCTGAAGCTGCCCCTGAGCCAGCCCAGCCCCCGCATCACCTGTGTGGTCAGCAACCCGGGGGACCGGAAAACTGCCACCCGGGACCTTGGGGACGTCTGTGCCCACG GTCCACATGGGCCGGACGGGTCTGCCCGCCTGCCAGACATCTTGGCGACTGTTGGTGTCAACGTGGGATTGATCGTGGGAGCTTTAGTGGTCGCGCTTCTGGTCATTGGGGTTATGGTGCGCATATGGCTGATGTGTGACAG GGGCAGGATCAGAACAGAAAGGTTTAGACTCTGTTGTTGGCGTCAATGA